The window GTCCGACCACCCGCCCTCGGGCGCTATCAAGACACCACAGCGGCTGGCGAGTTTTTGGGGCGTGCCCTCCGACTGTTCCGGCTTATACATATACAGCTCTACTTTATCCCCTAGCTGGTCCAGGGCGGTTGCAACACGCATAGGTTCACGCACCGTAGGTACATCGCTTCGCCCAGATGCTTCGGCTTCACGCCGTACACTCTTCATTGCTTCTTGGTGGCTAAAGTCGACTTTTTCCGCCCCGCCTACTAGCAACGGCACGAAGTGACTCACTCCCAGGGCAGTAGCCTTGCGAAGCAGTTCATCGTTTCTCTTGCTGTCTCGTAGTGACCACAGCAGATACACCTGCCGCTTAGGCAGCCTACGCTCAAAGTCAGTTACATACAGAAGGCGCGCTTCTGTTTTTTCTAGCTTTTCGATGCGATATAAACGCTCATGTTGCTGTCCATCGAACAGAATAACCTGCTCGCCAGCCTTAATTTCAGCAGCATGCCATCGCTCCAACAAATCCTGATCATGTAACCAGAAATCATGCTTGAGTTCGACATTCTGTACGTAGAAACGGTGTAATGTATCTGCCTCTGGCATAGCGAGCCTGCGACCGTTGACCGACTAGCGAATACCGGCTATCAAGATTGCAGCAAAAGCTACCTTTGTCAGCACACCTATGACGGCGTAGTTGCGCTCTACTACCGTGTAGCTGGCGCTTGTACCACTCTTCTTGAATTGTTGGCGTTGATTCCAGGCAATAAGACTAAACCCAGCCAAGCTTGAGGCATAGAGAGCGTATACGTACCATGGCGAGCGAACAGCTCCATAGACTACGGTCGACACAGCATAAGCTGCCAGCAGCACCCAAGGCAATACCCCGCTGAACAAACTCACCGCGTAAGCACTCCAAACAGGCCTATCGCTGGCATTATTTTGGCGCTCTGCAACCAGACCAAGCAAACAAGTTACGAGCATCAGACCGCCCATAAGCTTCAGTACGAATAGATCCTGAACGCCACTCAAAAGCGCAATAGTCTCTACCATCAGGGCCGCCGTAACACCTAGATCCAGCCATCGGTATGGAACCATCCGCGTATTACGCACGTAGGTGCTGTAGGCTTGCTCCAGTTTTGTGATATACAGCAGAGGCAACACAGCAGATACCAGCATGGTTGCGACTACGAGCCATCGCACCTCGATGTCGTATAGCACGTGCACGGCTGGTGCGAATACAGTAGTGTCTATGCTTGCCAGATCGTCACGAGCCCAGAGACCAACAGTAGTTTGGTAACTGCTTGAACCCATCATAACTCCCGCCAGTAGGGCAAGCAGTACAAACGCAACTGCTGATACAATATGCCATTTGCGTAGACTCAGCATACTTGGCGCTGATTTTGAGGTTGTTGTTACCACGCTTGCGGATACTGACCTTGTAGCTTTCTTTGTTGCGGGCTTTTTAGTCGCTGCAGCTTTGGTAGTTTTGGTTTTTGCCTTGGTAGATTTCTTTGTAGTTGTAGCCATGTAAAGGAGTATACCAGAATTTTGAGAGGGAATATCCCCTCTCAACGCGCGGCGCTCGAAATAAATTCAAGCTCCGGCTGCTCTCCCCTGGCTACGACAGGGCCTTATAGGGTACGTGGCACATGCCGTGCCCTGTTTTCTCGGCAAACTTTTGGTGATATTCCTCTGCTGGATAGAATTCTGAGGCGGCTGTTATTTCGGTCACGATGGGCTTGTCGAACGCCCGCCCTGACTCGTCACGAAGGACTGTGGCTATGGTCCGCTGGTGGTCATCCATGACAAAAAGAGCACTACGATAACTATCACCAATGTCTGGCCCTTGCCTATTTAGTTGCGTGGGATCGTGCATGTAGAAGAACTGCCTTACGAGCGTCTCATAACTTACCACCTTCGGGTCAAACTCAATCAATACCGCTTCTGCGTGGCCCGTTGTATGTGTGAGGACCTGCTCGTAAGCAGGGTTTTTGGTATTCCCACCCGTATAGCCAGCTGTAGTTTTTACGACGCCTGGTACCTGGTCAAAATAGTATTGCACACCCCAGAAGCAACCAGCCGCAAATAATGCCTGTTCCATAGTACCTTAGTATAATGCAGGATTTAACCTTGTGCTTTTAATGCTTTATGATAATAATTAATCACCAAATCAAATATAAGGAGGGTTATCCATATGAAGCAAGGACTAAAAGTAGCAGCACTTGTTGCAGTAAGTCTTGGAATTATCGCCGGGCCCATGACGTACAAAGCCAACGCAGCCTCTACTACGTATGTTGTAGATCCTGCCTTCGAGGCCTGCACACAGAAAGTTCTCGTTGAACAGCGACGTCCCTTCAAGAAAGACAACTGCGCAGAACGCGTTCAGCGATTTTTGAACCAGTATAAATTCCTGATGGGTGCAAATGGCGATAGCAACAAGGTGCCTCGCGCATGGACGACATTAGCAATTGATAAAAAGTATGGACCCCTCACCCGCAAAACCGTGCAAGAATACCAGCGACTCAAGCAAAACGACTCAGACCCCAGCGCCCACTCCGGACCAGTAGACGGCAAAGTTGGTAAGCTTACCTGGGCAAGCATCAGAAGAGACTGCGTTGATACTTGGGCAGCACGCAACTTCCGCTCTAATGTCTGCTACAAACGTGTTACCAATCGCTAAGAACCTGTTCAAGATCTCGCTTTTGATTCCAAGCTCGTCCTATTTCGAGTGACAATTCGTTCTGGATTGTCTTTCCCCCATGAAACAGGTTTCGCAGGGACCCCGTCTGGCGTAACCGTAGTTACGTTACGGCTGACGAGCCAGAGCGAATTGGCGCCGGAAGGGGTGGGTTTGAGGCAAAATTGGAAACCTTGACAGGCTCTAACTAGGCAATGTCTACAATCTTGTAAAAGGCTGTTTCGGCAGGGGTTTTGATCTCTACTTCTTCACCTTCTTTTTTGCCCAGTAGGGCACGACCGATAGGTGACTCGTCTGATATCTTCCCATTCAAAGGATCGGCTTCTACTGTTCCAACCACTTGGAACTCTTTGGTGCGACCATTGCTGGCAAGCTGAACCATTGAACCCAGCTGGACTTTGCTGTCCCCTTTGGGTTTTTTAATGATTTCTACATTTTGCAAAATATTCTCAACCTCGGCAATTCTGCTCTCTACTCGTTCTTGCTCTTGTCTAGCAGAACTATACTCGGCATTTTCGCTCAGGTCACCAAACTCTCGGGCAGTTTTGATACGTTCGGCAATAGGACCACGCTGAGCGGTTAATTCCGCTAGCTCGGCCTGTAGTTCAGTTACGCCCTCGTTGGTTAGGTAAAATTGTTTTTTCATACTAAGATGCTCTCCTTTCAGATGGTCTGATTCTCTGTCCCACGGTTAATATTATTGTAACAAATAATTACTTCTTGGTCAGCGCCTGGACCAGTTCATCGATACCCATAGTGCGTGCGTGTTCTTCAGTACGCGCTTTGAGTTCGTGCTGGCTGGCTTCTACCGTTTTCTTACTGACCACTATCCTATATGGGATGCCCATCAGGTCTGCATCTGCAAATTTCTCGCCCGGACGCATGTCGCGGTCATCATATAGTACCGCAACCCTGGCCTCAGTCAAGCGATTATATATCTCATCCGCTGTCTTTACGACATCTGCCTCATTTCCAATGCGAACGATGGATACCCTTGCAGGAGCGACATTTTCCGGCCATATAAGCCCTCTTTCATCAGAAAACTTCTCTGCCACAACCCCCATGAGTCGTGAGACACCAATGCCATAGGAACCCAGGTGCACGAATTGCTTCTCGCCTGCCTCGTTAGTGAAGGTAAAATTCATGTCTTCGCTTTTTTGGGTACCAAAGTTGAAGATATTACCCACCTCTGCAGTCTTCTGTACAGAATACACCTCTCCGGTATCTGGATGCCTATCACCCTGACGAGCCACCTTGATGTCATGGTAGGTGTCTGGCTCGGGCAGATCACGTCCCCAGTTCACGTTGATACTGTGATGGTGCGTGTGGTTTGCCCCCATCTCGAAATTAGCCCTATCCTGACACGACTCATCTACAACGATCTGCACATCCCCTGACAGCCCAAGCAGACCAGCATAGCCCACTTCGGCTCCAGTGACTCGCTTCACGGTTGCCTCGTCCGCAAGCGCAATACTGGCCGCACCCACCACCGCCTTTAACTTGTCTTCGTTGATGTCATAGCCGCCACGCACTGCTGCGGCTACCACTTTGCCGGCATCGGTTACATAGAGCATGGTCTTTGTGGTTTTTTCTACTGGGATCTTCAGAAACTTGGCGAGTGGCTCAACCCCAATGAGGTCTTTGCCCTCGACCTCTTCCATAGGCAGAGGAATTTCGTCAGATTTTACGGCCGGTGCTTGCGCAGGAGCGATTTCTTGGTTAAACGCCTCGCCTGTTGAGGGGATCTGGAAGATATAATCTTCACCGGCGTCACAGACGGTCTGGAACTCGTGGCTAAACTGCGTAAAAGCTCCGCCGCTGGCAAAAGTGATATGTGTGTCATCTTTAAGCCCGAGCCTTTCATAGACGCGCATATAGGCTTCTATGGAGGCCTGGTAGAACTTTTCGTGGTGCTCTGCGTCAACACTACACGAGTACATATCTTTCATGAGGAATTCGCGACCACGCATGACACCACTCTTGGCGCGCAGCTCATTGCGCAACTTGGTTTGGAATTGATAGACAGTAATGGGCAGGTCCCGATAGCTGCCAAGATGCTGCTTGATCATCTCTATAATGGGCTCTTCGTGTGACCACCCAAACCCAACTTCGCTCCCATCCTTCAGCTTAGATTTAAACCAAATATCAACAATCTCGTCATTCCAGCGATCAGTCACTTCCCAGGTCGCCTTCGGCTGTAAGCTGGTCATGAGTAGCTCCTGCCCTCCTATGACGTCCATCTCTTCGCGTACGATCTGTTTGATATTCTCGATAACCATCAAACCAAGTGGCAAGTAACTGTACGCTCCAGCCATTTCTTTGTGGATATAACCAGCCCGGATAAGCAGTTGGGCATTTTTAGCCTTCTCATCTGCCGGGACGTTTTTGCGCGTCTTGGTAAATAACACTGATAGTCTCATCTATTCATCTCCCTGTTAAACACTATAAAATCTGAGCAAAGAAAATTTACGGCCGAGGGGCCGGCATGGGGCACTGATAAGTACAGAGGAGGTGCTGTTTGTGCATGTTGACGACATTGTAGCAAAAAAGTCCACCCTTGTCCTAGCTAACATGGAAGATAAACAGCACCGAGAAGGCTGCTAGGTTCTTGAACATATGGATATAAATAGCCGGCCACAGGCTGCCAGCCTTTTGGCGCACATACACCAAGACCAGCGACAAGACGAGCGTATCCGCGGCTGCGATCCACAGCAGCTGGCTGCCGGTACCAAACTGCAGGTGGGCCGCGGCAAAGAGAATACTGGTTATGAGCGCCGCAATAGCCAAGGGCAAACGAGATCGTAAGCCGGTGTAGAGGAACCCCCTGCAGATTATTTCTTCAACCAGCGGCGGCAAGATAACCAAACTGATAAATATCAGCCCCAGCTCGGGCAGCGTATTACCCGCCTTGCCAAAGCCTATTTGCTGCTCCTGCCCCACGTCCACCGCATTCACGAACCGCTCGAAGAACATACTCAGGCCCAAGAAACAGACAAAATAGAACACATATCCCTTGGCAGCCGTCCAGACATCTTGCGCCCGAGGACGAATAAGCCCGATATCAGCCCAACCGGACTTGCGGCTTTTCAGAAACTTCCAGATAAGCCACACGCTGACAGCTTCTGTAATAACCACAGCTATAAATTGTGCATCTACAGAATTAGTAACCCACTGGTCCCGCTGTGCCGCCGTCCACCCCCGCATGCCTGGGTATAGTGCAATAAAGACTCCGGCGCAGATTTGGGCCGCGAAATAGACAGCCACTGTCACAAACACAGCGGCTATAGGACCCCAATGAACCCTTCGGCCTGGGTCGCCCGGTTGCTTTTCTGTCACCTGCTCCATACCTAGAAGAACCGTTTTACGTCGACAACCGTGATCAGCAAGAATAAGAGCATGAGGACCGCAAATCCCGTGCCATGGATAAAGTCTTCGGTTCGCTGCGACAGCGGCTTACGCAAGCCGTGATATATCAACGTCACAAAGAGCCGTCCGCCATCTAGGGCCGGTATGGGTAGGATATTCATAATTGCGAGCGTCAGCGAGATGATAGCGATAATGAGCAGCACAAATTGATATCCCATAAGACTGCCGTTACGCAATATAAAGAAAATGCCGACCGGGCCGCTCACTTGCTCGCTTGCCTTGCCGGTCTCTCCCTTAAAGAGGTTGCCCAAGGCACTGCCCAGGCCCTTGAAGGTTTCTACGGTAAATTGTTTTATCAATCCCCCGGCTACAATTGGTGCCGACCATGTTGACCGCCGCAAGACGTATTCCGAAGGTGACACGCCCAGGTATCCTTTGGGTTCGTCTGATTTCTTGCTCGACTCTACCTCGTCTTTTGTCCGCAAGACCGTGGATGCAGTGGTTGTCTTGCCGTCCCTGACATAGGTAATCTGCACTTCTTTACCTGCAAATTGCTGAGTCAGATCAGGCAAGGGTTCTCCTGACGAAAGCTCTCGGACGGTGTCACCCTGACGGATAAATAAGAGCTGATCCCTCTCCTGCAAGCCCGCCTTTTGGGCCGGTGAGTCGGCTTCGACAGTAGCCACAAGCAGCTTTTGTTGGGTGACCTTAGTGTCACGCGCCACGGTGAATTGGTTATCGAGCAGTTGCGGCATGCCAGCGACCGCCACAATAGTCAGCACTACAAAGGCGGTTGCCAAATTCATGACCACCCCTGCTACCATAATATATATCTTGGTATTTAGACGAGCTGCACCAAAACTACCCGGCTCTTTATCGGCATCATGCTCGCCCTTCAGGCGCACAAATCCGCCCAAGGGCAGCCAGTTGAGCGTATATTCGGTACCGTGCTTTTTGGTCAGTACTTTGGCGCGCGGCGGAAAGCCAATGCCAAATTCTTCCACCTTAACCCCGCCACGGCGGGCCATCACAAAGTGACCGATCTCATGAATTACCACCAGCCCAACAAACAGGAACAACCCAATTACAAGTAAGAATATAGACATGTGTGACTAGTATATAGTTTTTTGCCTTATGCTTCTAGCGTCCGATGCGTCGTTCGCGGTCGCTATATTCGGCCAGAACCCTATCCAGATCTTGTTCGCTAAAGTCTGGCCAAAATTTGTCGACAAAGCAAAGCTCGGCATAAGCCGACCGATACAACATAAAACCACTCAATCGTTGCTCGCCAGACGTACGAATCAGCAGGTCAACCGGAGGGACGGCTGGAGCGTAGAGTGCCTGCTCAAAAACCTCCTTGGTAATCTCTTCTGCTTTTTTGCCCGCTGTTATCAAAGCACGGGTAGCATCCAAGATTTCTTGCTGGCCTCCATAATTAAAGCAGAGCGCCAGTGTACCCCCGGTATTATCCTGTGTTTCGCGTACGGCCTTCTGAATACCGTTCAGTAGTTTTTTACCAATGCGATCTTTGCTGCC is drawn from Verrucomicrobiia bacterium and contains these coding sequences:
- the msrA gene encoding peptide-methionine (S)-S-oxide reductase MsrA — protein: MEQALFAAGCFWGVQYYFDQVPGVVKTTAGYTGGNTKNPAYEQVLTHTTGHAEAVLIEFDPKVVSYETLVRQFFYMHDPTQLNRQGPDIGDSYRSALFVMDDHQRTIATVLRDESGRAFDKPIVTEITAASEFYPAEEYHQKFAEKTGHGMCHVPYKALS
- the greA gene encoding transcription elongation factor GreA, with amino-acid sequence MKKQFYLTNEGVTELQAELAELTAQRGPIAERIKTAREFGDLSENAEYSSARQEQERVESRIAEVENILQNVEIIKKPKGDSKVQLGSMVQLASNGRTKEFQVVGTVEADPLNGKISDESPIGRALLGKKEGEEVEIKTPAETAFYKIVDIA
- a CDS encoding RsmE family RNA methyltransferase — protein: MPEADTLHRFYVQNVELKHDFWLHDQDLLERWHAAEIKAGEQVILFDGQQHERLYRIEKLEKTEARLLYVTDFERRLPKRQVYLLWSLRDSKRNDELLRKATALGVSHFVPLLVGGAEKVDFSHQEAMKSVRREAEASGRSDVPTVREPMRVATALDQLGDKVELYMYKPEQSEGTPQKLASRCGVLIAPEGGWSDAEKQLFAQKNLRHLMVSENALSPEAAGLALARKLLQ
- a CDS encoding peptidoglycan-binding domain-containing protein, with product MKQGLKVAALVAVSLGIIAGPMTYKANAASTTYVVDPAFEACTQKVLVEQRRPFKKDNCAERVQRFLNQYKFLMGANGDSNKVPRAWTTLAIDKKYGPLTRKTVQEYQRLKQNDSDPSAHSGPVDGKVGKLTWASIRRDCVDTWAARNFRSNVCYKRVTNR
- a CDS encoding type II CAAX endopeptidase family protein, whose translation is MEQVTEKQPGDPGRRVHWGPIAAVFVTVAVYFAAQICAGVFIALYPGMRGWTAAQRDQWVTNSVDAQFIAVVITEAVSVWLIWKFLKSRKSGWADIGLIRPRAQDVWTAAKGYVFYFVCFLGLSMFFERFVNAVDVGQEQQIGFGKAGNTLPELGLIFISLVILPPLVEEIICRGFLYTGLRSRLPLAIAALITSILFAAAHLQFGTGSQLLWIAAADTLVLSLVLVYVRQKAGSLWPAIYIHMFKNLAAFSVLFIFHVS
- a CDS encoding M50 family metallopeptidase, whose amino-acid sequence is MSIFLLVIGLFLFVGLVVIHEIGHFVMARRGGVKVEEFGIGFPPRAKVLTKKHGTEYTLNWLPLGGFVRLKGEHDADKEPGSFGAARLNTKIYIMVAGVVMNLATAFVVLTIVAVAGMPQLLDNQFTVARDTKVTQQKLLVATVEADSPAQKAGLQERDQLLFIRQGDTVRELSSGEPLPDLTQQFAGKEVQITYVRDGKTTTASTVLRTKDEVESSKKSDEPKGYLGVSPSEYVLRRSTWSAPIVAGGLIKQFTVETFKGLGSALGNLFKGETGKASEQVSGPVGIFFILRNGSLMGYQFVLLIIAIISLTLAIMNILPIPALDGGRLFVTLIYHGLRKPLSQRTEDFIHGTGFAVLMLLFLLITVVDVKRFF
- the uppS gene encoding polyprenyl diphosphate synthase; the protein is MTNPSYIPNHVGFVLDGNRRWAKENGLPVLEGHRRGHTALKAISKAAFDRGVKYVSVFVFSTENWHRTADEVEHLMGLASHFLDRDLKDLQKENIRLAWLGSKDRIGKKLLNGIQKAVRETQDNTGGTLALCFNYGGQQEILDATRALITAGKKAEEITKEVFEQALYAPAVPPVDLLIRTSGEQRLSGFMLYRSAYAELCFVDKFWPDFSEQDLDRVLAEYSDRERRIGR
- the heR gene encoding heliorhodopsin HeR, with product MATTTKKSTKAKTKTTKAAATKKPATKKATRSVSASVVTTTSKSAPSMLSLRKWHIVSAVAFVLLALLAGVMMGSSSYQTTVGLWARDDLASIDTTVFAPAVHVLYDIEVRWLVVATMLVSAVLPLLYITKLEQAYSTYVRNTRMVPYRWLDLGVTAALMVETIALLSGVQDLFVLKLMGGLMLVTCLLGLVAERQNNASDRPVWSAYAVSLFSGVLPWVLLAAYAVSTVVYGAVRSPWYVYALYASSLAGFSLIAWNQRQQFKKSGTSASYTVVERNYAVIGVLTKVAFAAILIAGIR
- the proS gene encoding proline--tRNA ligase, producing the protein MRLSVLFTKTRKNVPADEKAKNAQLLIRAGYIHKEMAGAYSYLPLGLMVIENIKQIVREEMDVIGGQELLMTSLQPKATWEVTDRWNDEIVDIWFKSKLKDGSEVGFGWSHEEPIIEMIKQHLGSYRDLPITVYQFQTKLRNELRAKSGVMRGREFLMKDMYSCSVDAEHHEKFYQASIEAYMRVYERLGLKDDTHITFASGGAFTQFSHEFQTVCDAGEDYIFQIPSTGEAFNQEIAPAQAPAVKSDEIPLPMEEVEGKDLIGVEPLAKFLKIPVEKTTKTMLYVTDAGKVVAAAVRGGYDINEDKLKAVVGAASIALADEATVKRVTGAEVGYAGLLGLSGDVQIVVDESCQDRANFEMGANHTHHHSINVNWGRDLPEPDTYHDIKVARQGDRHPDTGEVYSVQKTAEVGNIFNFGTQKSEDMNFTFTNEAGEKQFVHLGSYGIGVSRLMGVVAEKFSDERGLIWPENVAPARVSIVRIGNEADVVKTADEIYNRLTEARVAVLYDDRDMRPGEKFADADLMGIPYRIVVSKKTVEASQHELKARTEEHARTMGIDELVQALTKK